The stretch of DNA GATAGTCTGGCTGCTCGCGGTCTGGTGTACGGCTGTGGTTGCACGCGGCGCGACATTGCGGATTCGCTAAGCGGTGCCGGGATGGATGGCGAGCGCCCCTATCCCGGCACCTGCCGCAATGGCCTGGCGTCCGGGCGTCAGGCCCGGGCCTGGCGGGTACGCGTATTGCCGGGCATCGAACATTTCGACGATCGCTGGCGGGGTCCGCAGGAGCAGGATGTGGCCTGTGCCGTGGGTGATTTCGTCTTGAAGCGGGCGGATGGCCTGTGGGCCTATCAATTGGCCGTGGTGGTGGACGATGCCGAGCAGGGCGTGACCGACGTGGTGCGCGGCGCCGACCTGTTGGGTTCCACGGCCCGCCAGCGCGTGCTGGGCCGCCTATTGGGCTTGCCCCTGCCCAGGGTGATGCATGTGCCGCTGGTGGTCGATCCGGTCACTGGGTTGAAAATGTCCAAGCAAAACCATGCGCAGGCGGTGGGCACCGACAAACCCGTGTCTGCCCTGGATGCAGCTTGGCGCAGCCTGGGCTTTTCCGCTCTGCCGGCCCCTGACGTGCCGGCTTTTCTGGCCGCGGCCACCGCGCGCTGGGCCAGGCGTTTTCCCATGCCAAAATAATAGGGTCGTACCCCTGCTACTTGCACGCCTTGAAGCCGCGCACTTATCATCCGCGCTAATTGGTGGCTCTCCCGCCAGCCGGAACACTCATGACAACAAAAACCCTGATCATCGCCGAAAAGCCTTCGGTGGCCCTGGACATCTCGCGAGCGCTGGGCGGCTTTACGCGAGAGGGCGACTATTTCGAGAATGATCAATACGTGCTGTCCTCCAGCGTCGGTCACCTGCTCGGCCTGGTGGCGCCCAACGATCCGGTCAAGGGCAAATGGAGCTTCACGCACCTGCCGGTGATCCCACCCGAATTCGACCTGGGTCCGGCCGACAAGCGATCCACCGAGCGCCTCAAACTGCTGGTCAGGCTGGCCAAGCGCAAAGACGTGGATGCCATCATCAACGCCTGCGACGCGGGGCGCGAGGGCGAGCTGATCTTCCGCTACATCATCCAGTACGCGGGCGTGAAAAAGCCCATCAAGCGTCTGTGGCTGCAGTCCATGACCCAGGCCGCCATCCGCGATGCCTTTGACAATCTGCGCGACGACGTGCAGATGAAGCCGCTGGAGGCCGCCGCCCGTTCGCGCGCCGAGGCCGACTGGCTGGTGGGCATCAACGGCACGCGTGCCATGACGGCTTTCAACAGCAAGGACGGAGGCTTTTTCAAGACGCCCGTGGGCCGGGTGCAGACGCCCACCCTGGCCATCGTGAACGAGCGCGAGGACCGCATCCGCAAGTTCGTCTCGCGCGACTATTGGGAAGTGCATGGCACCTTCGTGGCGGCTGCCGGCCTGTACGAAGGCCGTTGGATCGATCCGGATTTCAAGAAAGACGAGCGCGACCCCGAAAAACGCGAATCGCGCCTGTGGTCGCCTGCCGCCGCGCAAAGCGTGGTGGCGGCCTGCCGCGATCAGG from Bordetella sp. FB-8 encodes:
- the gluQRS gene encoding tRNA glutamyl-Q(34) synthetase GluQRS: MSGTVYVGRFAPSPSGPLHAGSLAAALASWLDARACSGRWLVRIEDVDAPRTVASADECILAQLRALGLHWDGEVVWQSRRGDLYQRAFDSLAARGLVYGCGCTRRDIADSLSGAGMDGERPYPGTCRNGLASGRQARAWRVRVLPGIEHFDDRWRGPQEQDVACAVGDFVLKRADGLWAYQLAVVVDDAEQGVTDVVRGADLLGSTARQRVLGRLLGLPLPRVMHVPLVVDPVTGLKMSKQNHAQAVGTDKPVSALDAAWRSLGFSALPAPDVPAFLAAATARWARRFPMPK